Genomic segment of Rattus norvegicus strain BN/NHsdMcwi chromosome 7, GRCr8, whole genome shotgun sequence:
CTTGCCCCTTCTGCTTTGTAGGTCTCCACTCCTTGCTGAGCTGAAGCACAGCTTCCACCCCTGCTCCACAGTCACGCCCTTCGCACCCGACGCTCCACCCATCTGCCAGGGATCCGTTCATATGCCTTCGGATCATTGGGAGAGCACTCAGACCTGTTTCCCTACTGTCCTACCTCCCTCCCACATTCCATTAGAATAACTCTTCCCCTCATCCTGCCTTAAGTTAAAGAGGTCAATCTTGTTTCCTCTGCTTTACCCAGGTTCCATTCTTGGCGCGTTATGGACGGTCAATAAGCTCACAGGAGTTAATGATGCTGCACAATAGTGTGGGAAAATGCTAAATGActgactcagaaaaaaaaaaattgtgagtttcctgaagtggaaacgTCTGGCCTCTTTGGAAAGAGTTATGTcagatgatgttttgctggggcacacaggtggtagaatgttttgctggagcagacacaCATGAAGAAAACACACGATGTTCAGAAGGAATATTACCATGGCTCCACAGACCGTGGGGCCTCGGGCTTTGCTCTGCCTTGCTAGTCTTCGATGATGACAGATATGCATTGATTTGCCTTACACTGTGAGGCTGCCGAGCTTTGCTTGTGGAGATGTCATAGCGGGACACTCACTAAAAAACAGCCCGTGAGGTTCCTGGGGCTTCTGTGGCCTTGGCTGGTCGGCAAGGATTGAGGTTTGTCCGGATTGAACTGCCTTTGCTGGTTCACGTGTGCTGTCTGCCGAGAGGACcggactgctgatatcctgacaaccaAGATTGGACTCACCCCCCAAAGAGCTaattctaaacaggtccacttcccctgtgcCCTAATAACTTTtccttccactgcctctggtgggtggcaGGCTAGGGGAGAGGTTGGACTCAAACTAATTAGGTTGATAAAACTTTATGACTACAGTTTCTAAAAGCAGGGAACCATCCTCACTGTGAGGGCGAGAGAAAGGGCCACTGAAACAGTAGCCTACCCTGGGgtttttggaatgaagaaattcaCATACCTTCCCCTAGGGCATCAATCAGTTAGGCCGACCGCAGCCTTCATACCAGAACGCAATTCCTAGTTAACTGCTTCTCTCCTGCCAGGCGTTATCCATCTGTAAATCTAGAAGCCGCTGCTTTGTGGACCTATAGAGGTCGACAATTGGTGTTTGTCATACCCGAGTAACAGTTCGTTCTGTGCCCCTCAACTCAGCACAGCAGATCCCTAACTCCTTCAGGGACAGAGTTAGTTATATAAAACTCTTCCCGTGCCAAATGGTTGATAGCCCATGTCCTCCTGGGTGTGTTCGCTGGACTTCAGTGCAGTGTGGAGGATTGAGAAGAAAGCCCTGGAGAggctggaaaggaaaggatgggaGGGGATGGCTGGGGGAAATGGCAAAATGGCACTATGGACCTATCTGACACAGCAGGTTACAATCGCTTATGTAAAGTATAATTGGTTTCTATTAAAAGGCTTATATCGAAAATACCCGTAGTTAATGTTTTCCCCCTTTAGAACTCTAGCTTTATCACATGGGTTGTGAGAAGTTATGAGAAGGCTGGAGGTGTCAACATGGGTGTTTTAATCCTGCCGAGCTGGACACCAACTGAGTCCATGCCAGGCCtgcactgtgaacagacaccatgaccaaggcaactctttataaggacaacatttaattgtggctggcttatgggttccaaggttcagtccattatcatcaaggtgggggaacatggcagcatccaggcaggcatggtgcaggcagagctgagagttctacatcttcatctgaaggctgctaggagaaaactgacttccaggcagctaggatgagggtcttaaagtcatgcccacagtgacacacccactccaacaaggccacacccactcagaaggccacacctactccaacaagtactcctaatagtgccattccctgggccaaatatagtcaaaccatcacagaggggAAGGATAGTTCTGTACCTAAAAGGATTCACGGTCAAGCAGAAGTCAAGACTCTTGTACTTTTGTGCTTTCTCCATCAGAACTaaaataatcccacgcatcccAGGGTACAGACTATGCTTAATACGTGTTTGAAACATTTAGTCGCAATGAAAATACCGTGACTCTATAAAAACACAGTTTTCTTCTTACATTCTTATTTCTCACTATGAGAAACTTTCCCAGGGTCAACGTAAACTGAACATTTAATCATGTGTAGCAATTTCCGTTGTAGAAAACAGTGTTTGTAAAGTATTTAACATTTGCTATTTTGGGGAGCAGCTattggaaaacaaaaccaatgaaTTGAAAATAACCAACAGCACAGCAGCGCTTCAGGTCAGGAGTATGAGCATTAGCAGTAGTCGCAGCCCGAACACTGTAGGACTCGGTCTTTTCCAGGGAGTGGTGTGGGCTTCCTTGTCAGTGGAATGAACACATACAACCGCCCTTTATCTTAGTCCATATTCGTGCTCAAGGAAATTCACATTTTGCACTGACTCGCCCAACACGTGCGATAGAAATGATCTTTATTGGGTACAaaaacagagggaggaggggatttGTAGTGGAGCTGGAaggagaaaatgatttttttttgcagaGCCTCCATCTACAGGCCTAGCATGGATGGCCTGTGCGATTAACTCAAACCATCCCCGTGATGTCCCTGCTGCAGAAGAGGGAGGTGAGAGAGAAGCAGGGCTTCAGAGGGAAAGCAACTCTGAAGTTCTCAGAGCTTCCCAAACCTTGCCCTCCCTACCCTTTGCCAGGGTGCCCTCTACAGGCCATTCCAGATGCTGCAGGGTTTGCACAGGCAGAGGCCAgtgtccacccacccaccccctccagtCAAGCTCTCTGCAGAGCTGGAATAAGCATCAAAGAGAGGAGTATTGATAAGGTAGCTGAAGGTACCAGGGGGTGACTTGCGACATCGGTAGACAGTCTGGGTAAAAGGACCAATCCTTTCCTATAGACACGATCTACAAGGAAACTGTCTAGCCTGCCAGATCCCACTGACAAACAAAAGTGATGTGACATAGATTGTAAAACTATCACCCTGCATGACCCTAGAAGGTCACCTCTGAATATGTGTTCTTGGCACTCTTGACTCTAATTAAGCACGAGTTGTCTTTCGATGCCTGTGAGTCACGTGGAAATAGCAGGGACGCTTCCAGGACTTtcttttctcctggtcttttgatTGATAACTAGGTTTATAAAGCAGGCAAACTATGTATCTTAGTCTTGGATATTATAGAACTTAATCTGAAACAAATACAGATGAACATAAAACCATACAGGTGGTTAACTGTTCCCCCCTGGTTATTAAATTAATGCAATTCTATTTTAGGAGAAAAccagaataataaaatatttcgaaagaaagaaaaccctcaTTGCTTTCTCCCTTGGGTCAGATGAACATTATCATAATTTAGTTAATTCTGTGATTTTAGTTTTAGGCTTCACCTTGATTCAATGTGTAGGGTAACATTATTTTTCATTCAAGTGTGtccattttttttccaggaacATCTAATTTACCTTGTGAATTAACACGCTTTTAAAAAGAATACCAAGTGGCTGGGCTGTTCTAACACGTGTGGCTCATGCTCCCTCTGCCACCCCCCACAGCTACAGTAGGGGTGACCGTCATTTCATAAGGTAACTTCCCCTTGACTGTAGCTGACTCAGACATGGAAACTTCACTCAAAATTACTGCGGGGCTTCCTTATCTTCTGTAATAATTTGATTAGCATGTTTGGAGGCTTCAGTCAACAACGGATTGATTCTGTTGCTTTGGCATTGTACTATGGTAAGTGTGGCAGGGCAAAAACCACTCAATTTGTGGCTAGGAAGCAAAAGAGAGGAAGGTAAGAGAGCCAGGTCTCATGGTCTCCTTTGAGGACACACCTAGAATGGCCTAAAGATCTTCTTCTAAGCCCTACTTCTTAAAGATCTCCCCATTTTCCATAGTTCTGCCTTGAGGACCATACCTATATAGCACATGGCTTTTAATGTACATTCACAGTCCAGTTCAAGTGTGTgtcttgtgcctgtgtgtgtgtgtgtgtgtgtgtgcacgagtgtggtgtgtgttttgtgtgtatgtatgtatgcatctgtttctctctgtttatgtctctgtatttgtatgtgaatctgtgtttctttgtgtgtgtgtgtgtgtgtatctgtgtgtttgtgtgtgcacatgtctctgtgtgcctgtgtgtatgtgtgtgcattcatgtacgGTATTTTCATACATGTGGGCACCTGTTACATGTGGGCGTCAGTGGAGAACCATGGGCAGTGATCTTCAGATACCTTCTGCCTTTCTGCTTGAAGGcggatctctcactggcctggggcTTTGCTGCACAGAACAGGCTGATCCACCATGTTACAGagcttctcttgcctctgcctcccggctTATCCTCCTTGGGATTGAAGGTGCCCACCATCATTCCTGGCCCTTCACACAAGGATGGAAACTCACTCCTCGTACTTTCAGTGTAAGCAGTTTTACTAAGTCATAGTCCAAGCTCTCAGCttgtttattaaaagaaaaatttaaccaaatgtacaaaataatgAGGTTCATGATgacttcttcacacacacacacagcacacagacacacagacacacagacagacacacagcacacacacacacacacacacagcacatagacacacagacacacacagcacaccccccacacacacacaccaagcacagCCCTTGTTTACAGTCACACATTACCTTTGCTCTCTTGCTCCTCCCCTCAACGGTTCCCCTTCTGCTTCTATAATCTGAGTGTGccagtgcctgtgtgtttgcatgcatgtgtgtgtgcatgtgtgtgtatgcaaaatCTGTGCTTTACATACGGGAAGATATGCATCTTTCTGAATGTGACTGACTTCACTTTATGGTTTTcttcttggcctgctttcttTATCCTCTCATCGGGAGGTTGACTTCCTACTCGGCTCTTACAGACGACAGTACTACAGCAAACGTGGACGTACAGGTGCTTCTGGTGTGTGCTGATGGATCTCTTTTGGGATCTACCCAGGGACAGTAGAGCTAGTCCCCAAGTGTTTGAGTTTTAGATGTGTTGAGGACTGTCTGTGTTGAACCTGGTAAGTTCTAATGTATCCTCAGTGTTGTGGAGGCTCCTGCACTGGGGACGGAAACTTAGAAACCATGAAAGCGTCCACTTAGCTTCCTTCCCAGTTTTGCTTCTTTGGACAGTGAGAGGAGGTCTCCGCATGGTTCACCAAACACCCACCCTCCTCTGAGGCTGGCTTCAGATGCTGCACGAAAGGCTCTGACTGGCCTCCCGTTTTAATTATTACtggttttcattatttcttcttcatGTATACTTCTATATGGGCACTTTTCTTTTCCCTCgtcttcttcattctcctcctccacctttctCATAACCTTTATTTTCCTAGGTTCTATAAATTACTGTGACAACTATGAGACAGCCGCACCACTTAACTCAGCTTCTGGTAAGAAAACCTTCTATCTAACCCAAGAATAGCAAGTCAGCCATTCCCTTCCCCATTTTTGGCTTCAGTCTGGAGGACTCCTTGGTTTTCAGGCATCCGGAAGCATTGGCAGCTCGTTTCAGAAAAGTGAGGACTATAATGCTAATTTACAAATAAAAGATTTGAAAATCCAGACATAAACGATGTCGTTATCATGGAAAAATTTTTGGTTTCCTCTTTGGCAGTTGTGTTTCTCTACTGACATCTGTGAGATCTGTCTGTGGAAGGTTATCATTCAAAAGCAGGGGGGTATggattaaaaaaggaaaatgggattAGGAGAAGACTCTTAAATCAGTCTCTGACGCACCCATACTAATACTCGTAATTCATTTACTGATTCCTCCAAGATCATGTTACTTTCATACATGAACTAATGAACTGACTAATTTTGACAGTTTAATAGACTAAAATAGCATTTCTTAATAGTTTCCATATTTAAAGATTCCAGATTCCGCAgtcttgtgcatgtgcatgttatTTTCATAGTATGGAAGGCTGTTTAAAGGCTGTCCATTTGTGTCGAAATGAAAATGTGAACCACTAGAGGGCACTGTGGACAAACTTTTGTCTTTGGTGTTCACTGTATTGGAGATAGAACCTGCCAGAATTTAGTCAGTTACTTTCAcctgttgtggtggtttgaataggtacgGCCCCTATAGATTCATGTGTTCGAATGCTTGGCCCAAAGgaaatgacactattaggaggagtggtccttttggaggaagtacatcactgtgtAGGTGGGTTTGAGGTCTTAGATAAATGCTCAAGTCTGGACAATGTGATCCAgtctcctcttggctgcctgGGAAATCCAGCCTCCTTCTGCTGCCCAcagatcaagatgtggaactcccagctccttctccagcaccggcTCTGCCTGGACGCTGGCacgtttcccaccatgatgataatggacctctGAGACTAAGCCAGCCtcagtgaaatgttttctttactgGAGTTACtctggtcatggagtctcttcacagcaataaaaccccaactaagacacctGTACTTATCCAGATAATTGTTTGCGAAGAACTTCATAACtcagaaagcatttttttctcttggaaGTAGCAATTATACAGTATGTTCATACGCCTTCGATATGCCATTAAACTGTCCCCAATGTAATTGTagagctcctttttttttttttgcaattggaaATTAACAATAATGATAACAAATATGGCCCTCCTAATATGGTCATACAACTCGTGTAGATATAATAGATATATATGAAGTTTCTAGACTCCACCCATAGAAGCTCTTTGGTGTATGGAACAAATGCGTACCATTCATCCTCAAaagcataaacaacaacaaaatacccagAAGACAGCAGCACAGGCTTCACTTCCAATTTTGGCATGAACAGCGTTCATGGGCTCTGTCCCCGGGGCCCACCTGCCGAATTGGCTTTCCCATGGCTTCTGTTCCACTTCTGTGCTTGACTCTAGCATTTCTTGATTCTTCCAAATTTCAACCCAGCCTGTGGCTCTTTCTCTTATCCCCCCTGCCCCAGGCTGGCAAGAACAGGTTCTTATAACTACTGTCCACTGTTCAACTGCTCCTTGTGGGAGCAGGCCTGTCCCCATGGCACCATAGAgtctctgtcttcctgccttGGACTGTGTTCCTAGGTCTCCACCTGGCTAACACTGCCCAAGCCTGTATTTCAGCCGAGGATTTTAAACTATGTCGGAGAGAAAAGGCAAGTTAGCAGTTCATTCCTCACACTGATGGCTGccattctcttccttctttacTAGAAACAGAAAGTTATGGTGCCCTCTTTTCCTCagagctgggggttggggtgggggagagggatgaAGGTGAAGGTGAAGGTGAATGGTGAGCCAAGTACCCTGAAGAAGCCCAAGGGGAGCTGCCTGGACAGAACGGACCACCTTCCTCACCTCCTCAGAACTGGCCACCTTCCTCACCTCCTCAGAACTGGCCACCTTCCTCACCTCCACAGAACTGGCCACCTTCCTCACCACCACAGAATGGACCACCTTCCTCACCTCCTCAGAACTGGCCACCTTCCTCACCTCCACAGAACTGGCCACCTTCCTCACCTCCACAGAACTGGCCACCTTCCTCACCACCACAGAATGGACCACCTTCCTCACCTCCACAGAATGGACCACCTTCCTCACCTCCTCAGAACTGGCCACCTTCCTCACCTCCTCAGAACTGGCCACCTTCCTCACCTCCTCAGAACTGTCCATCTTCCTCACCTCCACAGAATTGGCCACCTTCATCACCTCCTCAGAACTGGCCACCTTCCTCACCTCCACAGAACGGGCCACCTTCCTCACCTCCTCAGAACTGGCCACCTTCCTCACCTCCACAGAACTGGCCACCTTCCTCACCTCCACAGAATTGGCCACCTTCATCACCTCCACAGAATGGACCACCTTCCTCACTTCCTCAGAACTGGCCACTTTCCTCACCTCCACAGAATGGACCACCTTCCTCACCACCACAGAATGGACCACTTTCCTCACCTCCACAGAATGGACCACTTTCCTCACCTCCACAGAATGGACCACCTTCCTCACCTCCACAGAATGGACCACCTTCCTCACTTCCTCAGAACTGGCCACTTTCCTCACCTCCACAGAATGGACCACCTTCCT
This window contains:
- the Tmem117 gene encoding transmembrane protein 117 isoform X1, giving the protein MVPSFPQSWGLGWGRGMKVKVKVNGEPSTLKKPKGSCLDRTDHLPHLLRTGHLPHLLRTGHLPHLHRTGHLPHHHRMDHLPHLLRTGHLPHLHRTGHLPHLHRTGHLPHHHRMDHLPHLHRMDHLPHLLRTGHLPHLLRTGHLPHLLRTVHLPHLHRIGHLHHLLRTGHLPHLHRTGHLPHLLRTGHLPHLHRTGHLPHLHRIGHLHHLHRMDHLPHFLRTGHFPHLHRMDHLPHHHRMDHFPHLHRMDHFPHLHRMDHLPHLHRMDHLPHFLRTGHFPHLHRMDHLPHLHRMDHLHHLLRTGHLPHLHRIGHLHHLLRTGHLPHLHRTGHLPHLEQKDFLEVGCITS